In the genome of Nocardioides marmoribigeumensis, one region contains:
- the groES gene encoding co-chaperone GroES, with protein sequence MSVNIKPLEDRILVKTLEAEQTTASGLVIPDTAKEKPQEGEVVAVGPGRFNEDGDERIPLDIKVGDKVIYSKYGGTEVKYSGEEYLILSARDVLAIVG encoded by the coding sequence GTGTCGGTCAACATCAAGCCGCTCGAGGACCGGATCCTCGTCAAGACCCTCGAGGCCGAGCAGACCACCGCCTCTGGCCTGGTCATCCCGGACACCGCGAAGGAGAAGCCCCAGGAGGGCGAGGTCGTCGCTGTGGGCCCGGGTCGCTTCAACGAGGACGGCGACGAGCGCATCCCGCTCGACATCAAGGTCGGCGACAAGGTCATCTACTCGAAGTACGGCGGCACCGAGGTCAAGTACTCCGGCGAGGAGTACCTCATCCTCAGCGCCCGCGACGTGCTCGCGATCGTCGGCTGA
- a CDS encoding SigE family RNA polymerase sigma factor: MGDRAQRDAEFSAYMEARQASLLRTAYLISGDRHTAEDLVQTALAKLYLAWDRVEDRGSLDGYVRRVIVNEHNSLWRRPFKRREHATDQVPEQAAPTPSSSAGGRDEELWDLVQTLPRKQRAAVVLRYYEELSEAETAEVLGVSVGTVKSQTSRALAALRSRSGDLFDTAGTTQEDR; the protein is encoded by the coding sequence ATGGGTGACCGCGCGCAGCGCGACGCCGAGTTCTCCGCGTACATGGAGGCGCGGCAGGCCAGCCTGCTCCGCACCGCCTACCTGATCAGCGGAGACCGGCACACGGCCGAGGACCTCGTCCAGACGGCCCTGGCCAAGCTCTACCTCGCGTGGGACCGCGTCGAGGACCGCGGGTCGCTCGACGGCTACGTCCGACGCGTGATCGTCAACGAGCACAACTCCTTGTGGCGGCGGCCGTTCAAGCGCCGCGAGCACGCCACCGACCAGGTGCCCGAGCAGGCCGCCCCCACCCCGTCGTCGTCGGCCGGTGGCCGCGACGAGGAGCTGTGGGACCTGGTGCAGACGCTCCCCCGCAAGCAACGCGCCGCCGTCGTGCTGCGCTACTACGAGGAGCTCTCCGAGGCCGAGACCGCCGAGGTGCTCGGCGTCAGCGTCGGCACCGTGAAGTCCCAGACCAGCCGCGCGCTCGCCGCGCTCCGCAGCCGCTCCGGCGACCTGTTCGACACCGCCGGCACCACCCAGGAGGACCGATGA
- a CDS encoding LysE family translocator produces MPVTTEHLLGFALAALVIIAIPGPSVLFIVGRALSYGRGVALLTVAGNTAGLAVVMTLVAFGLGALVAESVTVFTVLKLAGAAYLVWLGVQAIRHGRFADETGGVGAPALSRRTVLRQGFAVGATNPKAFAMAAAVLPQFVSRETGDATVQMLVLGAIAVTIGLLSDGLWAVIASRLREWFASSPRHGRRLSLVGGTSIIGLGIALAATGRPE; encoded by the coding sequence ATGCCCGTGACCACCGAGCACCTCCTCGGCTTCGCCCTCGCGGCGCTGGTGATCATCGCGATCCCCGGGCCGAGCGTGCTGTTCATCGTCGGGCGCGCCCTGTCCTACGGCCGCGGGGTCGCCCTGCTGACCGTCGCCGGCAACACCGCCGGCCTGGCGGTCGTGATGACGCTCGTGGCGTTCGGGCTCGGGGCCCTCGTGGCCGAGTCGGTCACCGTGTTCACCGTGCTCAAGCTGGCCGGCGCGGCGTACCTCGTCTGGCTCGGGGTCCAGGCCATCCGCCACGGCCGGTTCGCCGACGAGACCGGCGGTGTCGGCGCCCCTGCGCTGTCGCGGCGGACCGTGCTCCGCCAGGGCTTCGCGGTCGGGGCGACCAACCCCAAGGCGTTCGCGATGGCGGCTGCCGTCCTCCCCCAGTTCGTCTCGCGGGAGACCGGCGACGCGACCGTGCAGATGCTCGTCCTCGGCGCGATCGCGGTGACGATCGGCCTCCTCAGCGACGGGCTGTGGGCCGTCATCGCCTCGCGGTTGCGGGAGTGGTTCGCCTCCTCCCCGCGGCACGGGCGCCGCCTCAGCCTGGTCGGGGGCACCTCGATCATCGGGCTCGGGATCGCCCTCGCCGCGACCGGCCGACCCGAGTAG
- a CDS encoding alpha/beta fold hydrolase has protein sequence MPSTRQVARLVGTVAGVGATGYLADQTLGRRQRRRARREDPDGLGSLRGEVHQVLTDDGIRLHAEVDEVSPYSTGQAARRRTDATVVLVHGFAMTQDCWHYQRAALRGRRRIVLYDQRSHGRSERSPDGHATIEQLGRDLFAVLTQLTGDEPVVLVGHSMGGMSIVALAEEHPELFGDKVVGTALVSTTAGSLHTHRMLSRWIPDALGRRVVERGLVMASQRERLLELVRKRGSAVAFAVIREFAFGDGAVPAAWVEFLDREIAEVPLNVLVEFIPQFDSLDKFHVVEAFAQVPTWIMCGTKDKLTSISHARKLHSRIPGSRLVELRGGGHMSLFEFKDRVNRELDDLLLAADQHVHAAEAAALGPGRATSGGAS, from the coding sequence ATGCCGAGCACTAGGCAGGTGGCCCGGCTCGTGGGCACGGTCGCAGGGGTCGGCGCGACCGGCTACCTCGCCGACCAGACCCTCGGGCGGCGGCAGCGCAGGCGCGCGCGCCGCGAGGACCCGGACGGCCTCGGCAGCCTGCGCGGCGAGGTCCACCAGGTGCTCACCGACGACGGGATCCGCCTGCACGCCGAGGTCGACGAGGTCTCGCCGTACTCCACCGGACAGGCCGCGCGCCGCCGCACCGACGCCACGGTGGTGCTCGTGCACGGCTTCGCGATGACCCAGGACTGCTGGCACTACCAGCGGGCCGCGCTGCGCGGGCGCCGGCGCATCGTGCTCTACGACCAGCGGTCCCACGGTCGCAGCGAACGCTCGCCCGACGGCCACGCCACGATCGAGCAGCTCGGGCGCGACCTCTTCGCGGTCCTCACCCAGCTGACCGGTGACGAGCCCGTCGTGCTGGTCGGCCACTCGATGGGCGGCATGTCGATCGTCGCCCTCGCCGAGGAGCACCCCGAGCTGTTCGGCGACAAGGTCGTCGGCACCGCGCTCGTCTCGACGACCGCCGGCAGCCTGCACACGCACCGCATGCTGTCGCGCTGGATCCCCGACGCGCTCGGCCGCCGCGTCGTGGAGCGCGGGCTGGTGATGGCCTCGCAGCGCGAGCGGCTGCTGGAGCTGGTCCGCAAGCGCGGCTCGGCGGTCGCCTTCGCGGTGATCCGCGAGTTCGCCTTCGGCGACGGCGCCGTCCCGGCCGCATGGGTGGAGTTCCTCGACCGCGAGATCGCCGAGGTGCCGCTCAACGTGCTCGTGGAGTTCATCCCGCAGTTCGACTCGCTCGACAAGTTCCACGTCGTCGAGGCCTTCGCCCAGGTCCCGACCTGGATCATGTGCGGCACCAAGGACAAGCTCACCTCGATCAGCCACGCGCGCAAGCTGCACTCGCGCATCCCGGGCTCCCGGCTCGTCGAGCTGCGCGGCGGCGGCCACATGTCGCTCTTCGAGTTCAAGGACCGGGTCAACCGCGAGCTCGACGACCTCCTCCTCGCCGCCGACCAGCACGTGCACGCCGCGGAGGCCGCGGCGCTCGGGCCGGGCCGGGCGACCTCGGGAGGCGCGTCGTGA
- the tsaD gene encoding tRNA (adenosine(37)-N6)-threonylcarbamoyltransferase complex transferase subunit TsaD: MSEPLVLGIETSCDETGVGIVRGQTLLADAVASSVDEHARFGGVVPEVASRAHLEAMVPTIERACETAGIRLDDVDAISVTSGPGLVGALLVGVAAAKSLALGLGKPLYAVNHLAAHVAVDQLEHGPLPEPCLAMLVSGGHSSLLLVEDVTGEIDPLGSTIDDAAGEAFDKVARLLGLPFPGGPHIDRAARSGSSVAIDFPRGLTTRRDLERHRFDFSFSGLKTAVARWVEARERSGEPVPVEDVAASFQEAVCDVLVRKALDAAGDRGVEHLLIGGGVAANSRLRAMAEERAAAKGIRVRVPRPGLCTDNGAMVAALGSEMVSRGRAPSGLDVPADSSLPVTVVQQ, encoded by the coding sequence GTGAGTGAACCGCTGGTCCTCGGCATCGAGACCTCCTGCGACGAGACCGGCGTCGGCATCGTGCGGGGGCAGACCCTGCTCGCCGACGCGGTCGCGTCGTCGGTCGACGAGCACGCCCGGTTCGGCGGCGTCGTGCCCGAGGTCGCCTCGCGGGCGCACCTGGAGGCGATGGTGCCGACGATCGAGCGGGCCTGCGAGACGGCCGGGATCCGGCTCGACGACGTCGACGCGATCTCGGTGACCAGCGGTCCCGGCCTCGTCGGCGCGCTGCTCGTCGGGGTCGCGGCGGCGAAGTCGCTGGCGCTGGGCCTGGGCAAGCCGCTCTACGCCGTCAACCACCTCGCCGCCCACGTCGCCGTCGACCAGCTCGAGCACGGCCCGCTGCCCGAGCCCTGCCTGGCGATGCTGGTCAGCGGCGGCCACTCGTCGCTGCTGCTGGTCGAGGACGTCACCGGCGAGATCGACCCGCTCGGCTCGACGATCGACGACGCCGCGGGGGAGGCGTTCGACAAGGTCGCCCGGCTGCTCGGGCTACCGTTCCCGGGCGGCCCGCACATCGACCGCGCCGCCCGCTCCGGGTCGTCGGTCGCGATCGACTTCCCGCGCGGGCTCACCACCCGGCGCGACCTGGAGCGCCACCGCTTCGACTTCTCGTTCTCCGGCCTCAAGACGGCCGTCGCCCGCTGGGTCGAGGCCCGTGAGCGGTCGGGGGAGCCGGTCCCGGTCGAGGACGTCGCCGCCTCCTTCCAGGAGGCCGTCTGCGACGTGCTCGTGCGCAAGGCCCTCGACGCCGCGGGGGACCGCGGGGTCGAGCACCTGCTGATCGGCGGTGGCGTCGCCGCCAACTCCCGCCTGCGCGCGATGGCCGAGGAGCGCGCCGCTGCGAAGGGGATCCGGGTCCGCGTCCCGCGCCCCGGCCTGTGCACCGACAACGGCGCGATGGTCGCCGCCCTCGGGAGCGAGATGGTCTCCCGCGGCCGGGCTCCCTCGGGCCTCGACGTGCCGGCGGACTCCTCGCTGCCCGTGACGGTGGTGCAGCAGTAG
- a CDS encoding class I SAM-dependent methyltransferase: MDLATFERLRSPEGLRVTARAVALYAGGADPVRAGAALRRETDPELAAAAMSQAALRAAARAKLGENADRLWFTPDALEQCTRAEVAAHRAARISFASPSSVVDLGCGIGGDLIAVARRLAPSGTPVAGVELDPVRAAMAQANLAALGLSAAVMTGDATTLDLAPFGLVVADPARRTGRGRTFDPDAYVPPWSWVEQLLQRPSVVKVAPGIPHDRVPAGVEAEWVSFRGEVKEAALWSSHLATTARRATVIQPGGLATLTAEDDPGPAAVGTGPVSDYLFEPDGAVIRAGLVTAVAASLGGTLVDPQIAYVTAPTAGHTPYAVGYEVLEELPFAEKRLRAALRERHVGRLTIKKRGVGIVPEQLRKRLALSGDQEATIVVTRVAGKATVLSVRPLRP, from the coding sequence ATGGACCTGGCCACCTTCGAGCGGCTCCGCTCCCCCGAGGGGCTGCGCGTGACCGCCCGCGCGGTGGCGCTGTACGCCGGCGGCGCGGACCCCGTGCGCGCCGGTGCCGCGCTGCGGCGCGAGACCGACCCCGAGCTCGCCGCGGCGGCGATGAGCCAGGCGGCGCTGCGGGCCGCGGCCCGGGCCAAGCTCGGTGAGAACGCCGACCGGCTGTGGTTCACCCCCGACGCGCTGGAGCAGTGCACGCGCGCCGAGGTGGCGGCCCATCGCGCGGCCCGGATCTCGTTCGCCTCGCCGTCATCGGTGGTCGACCTCGGCTGCGGCATCGGGGGCGACCTGATCGCCGTCGCCCGCAGGCTCGCCCCGTCCGGCACCCCCGTGGCCGGGGTCGAGCTCGACCCGGTGCGCGCGGCCATGGCGCAGGCCAACCTCGCGGCGCTCGGCCTGTCCGCAGCCGTCATGACCGGTGACGCCACGACGCTCGACCTCGCGCCGTTCGGCCTCGTCGTCGCCGACCCCGCGCGGCGCACCGGGCGGGGTCGCACGTTCGACCCCGACGCCTACGTCCCCCCGTGGTCCTGGGTCGAGCAGCTCCTGCAGCGCCCCAGCGTCGTCAAGGTCGCGCCCGGGATCCCGCACGACCGCGTGCCCGCCGGCGTCGAGGCCGAGTGGGTGAGCTTCCGGGGCGAGGTCAAGGAGGCGGCGCTGTGGTCCTCCCACCTGGCCACCACGGCCCGTCGGGCCACCGTGATCCAGCCCGGTGGGCTCGCGACGCTCACCGCCGAGGACGACCCGGGCCCGGCTGCGGTGGGCACCGGCCCGGTGTCGGACTACCTCTTCGAGCCCGACGGCGCGGTCATCCGGGCCGGTCTGGTCACCGCGGTCGCGGCCAGCCTCGGCGGCACGCTGGTCGACCCGCAGATCGCCTACGTCACCGCGCCCACGGCCGGCCACACGCCGTACGCCGTGGGCTACGAGGTCCTCGAGGAGCTGCCCTTCGCCGAGAAGCGGCTGCGCGCCGCGCTCCGCGAGCGTCACGTCGGCCGGCTCACGATCAAGAAGCGCGGCGTCGGGATCGTCCCCGAGCAGCTGCGCAAGAGGCTCGCGCTCTCCGGCGACCAGGAGGCGACCATCGTGGTCACCCGCGTCGCCGGCAAGGCGACGGTCCTCAGCGTCCGGCCGCTGCGGCCGTGA
- the alr gene encoding alanine racemase: MSPVVRAELVVDLDAVRANVAHLREVVAPAEVMVVVKADGYGHGMVEVARAARAAGASWLGVAVAEEALALRAAGDTGPLLCWLAVPGEDYAPALAADVVVTASTVDQVAAVASAARSLGRTAGLQLKVDTGLSRSGATAADWPGLVAAARAAEEAGDVEVVGVWSHFACSDEPEHPANDAQEAAFRAALEVATAAGLRPRWRHLANSAAALLRPSSRFDLVRCGLASYGLSPAPEVRDAAGFGLRPAMTARATLALVKDVPAGAGVSYGHTWTAREDTRVGLVPVGYGDGVPRAASSRAEVLAGGVRARVAGRICMDQLVVDLGAGTAATAGDEVLLWGDGSHGEPTAQDWAEACGTISYEIVTRVGGRFARRHRGGGDAEH, translated from the coding sequence GTGAGCCCTGTCGTGAGGGCCGAGCTGGTGGTCGACCTCGACGCGGTCCGGGCCAACGTGGCCCACCTGCGCGAGGTCGTCGCGCCGGCCGAGGTGATGGTGGTGGTCAAGGCCGACGGCTACGGCCACGGCATGGTCGAGGTCGCGCGGGCCGCCCGCGCGGCGGGCGCGAGCTGGCTCGGCGTGGCGGTCGCGGAGGAGGCGCTGGCCCTGCGTGCGGCCGGCGACACCGGGCCGCTGCTGTGCTGGCTGGCGGTGCCGGGCGAGGACTACGCCCCGGCGCTCGCCGCCGACGTCGTCGTGACCGCCTCCACGGTCGACCAGGTGGCGGCGGTCGCGTCGGCCGCGCGCTCGCTCGGACGCACCGCCGGGCTCCAGCTCAAGGTCGACACCGGGCTCTCCAGGAGCGGCGCCACCGCCGCGGACTGGCCCGGGCTGGTCGCCGCGGCCCGCGCCGCCGAGGAGGCCGGCGACGTCGAGGTCGTGGGCGTCTGGTCGCACTTCGCGTGCAGCGACGAGCCCGAGCACCCGGCCAACGACGCCCAGGAAGCGGCCTTCCGGGCCGCGCTCGAGGTCGCCACCGCGGCCGGGCTGAGGCCGCGCTGGCGGCACCTGGCCAACTCGGCCGCCGCGCTGCTGCGTCCGTCCTCGCGCTTCGACCTCGTGCGGTGCGGCCTGGCGTCGTACGGCCTCTCCCCGGCGCCCGAGGTGCGCGACGCCGCCGGCTTCGGCCTGCGCCCGGCGATGACCGCCCGGGCGACGCTCGCGCTGGTCAAGGACGTGCCGGCCGGCGCCGGGGTGTCCTACGGCCACACCTGGACCGCGCGCGAGGACACCCGGGTCGGCCTCGTGCCGGTGGGGTACGGCGACGGCGTGCCTCGCGCGGCCTCCTCGCGGGCAGAGGTCCTCGCAGGAGGGGTCCGCGCCCGGGTCGCCGGCCGGATCTGCATGGACCAGCTGGTCGTCGACCTCGGGGCCGGCACCGCGGCCACAGCGGGGGACGAGGTCCTGCTGTGGGGCGACGGGTCCCACGGCGAGCCCACGGCGCAGGACTGGGCCGAGGCGTGCGGCACGATCTCCTACGAGATCGTGACCAGGGTGGGCGGCCGGTTCGCCCGTCGTCACCGGGGAGGTGGAGATGCCGAGCACTAG
- the rimI gene encoding ribosomal protein S18-alanine N-acetyltransferase — protein sequence MIRVATIEDVPAVTALEAAVFGPDAWSAASVTEELTGPRRRAWVDGDPVSAYAVTATAGDVADLQRIAVDPSRRGTGVASALMTTLLDAARSDGAARVLLEVAADNEAALGLYARHGFAEIDRRAAYYRDGRDALVLSLELTRE from the coding sequence GTGATCCGCGTGGCCACGATCGAGGACGTCCCCGCCGTGACCGCGCTGGAGGCCGCCGTGTTCGGTCCCGACGCGTGGTCGGCCGCCTCGGTGACCGAGGAGCTGACCGGGCCGCGCCGCCGGGCCTGGGTCGACGGCGACCCCGTGTCGGCGTACGCCGTGACCGCGACCGCGGGCGACGTCGCGGACCTGCAGCGCATCGCCGTCGACCCCTCCCGCCGGGGGACCGGGGTCGCCTCCGCGCTCATGACCACGCTGCTCGACGCGGCCCGCTCGGACGGCGCGGCCCGGGTGCTGCTCGAGGTGGCGGCCGACAACGAGGCGGCCCTCGGCCTCTACGCCCGGCACGGCTTCGCCGAGATCGACCGGCGGGCGGCCTACTACCGCGACGGGCGTGACGCGCTCGTCCTGTCCCTGGAGCTGACCCGTGAGTGA
- the groL gene encoding chaperonin GroEL (60 kDa chaperone family; promotes refolding of misfolded polypeptides especially under stressful conditions; forms two stacked rings of heptamers to form a barrel-shaped 14mer; ends can be capped by GroES; misfolded proteins enter the barrel where they are refolded when GroES binds) has translation MPKILEFDEGARRALLRGVDKLADTVKVTLGPKGRYVVLDKKWGAPTITNDGVTVAREVELDDPFENLGAQLTKEVATKTNDIAGDGTTTATVLAQAMVQRGLHAVTAGANPMGLKRGIDQAAEAVGEELRKLARDVDSREDMAAVATVSSRDPLIGDLLAEAFDKVGKDGVITVDESNTMGTELEFTEGMQFDKGYISPYFVTDAERMEAVVDDPYILLHQGKISAIADLLPLLEKVMQAGKPLFILAEDVEGEALSTLVVNKIRGTFNAVAVKSPAFGDRRKAMMQDVAILTGGQVVAPEVGLKLDQVGLDVLGTARRVVVTKDNTTIVDGGGDAAAVSGRVQQIKQEIEASDSDWDREKLQERLAKLAGGVCVVKVGAATEVELKEKKHRIEDAVSATRAAIEEGIIPGGGSALVHASAVLEGDLGLTGDEQMGVRVVRKALDEPLRWIAENGGENGYVVVAKVREAGPGTGYNGATDTYGDLLAEGILDPVKVTRSALVNAASIAGMLLTTETLVVDKPEDEDDAPAAGHGHGHGH, from the coding sequence ATGCCGAAGATCCTGGAGTTCGACGAGGGCGCGCGCCGCGCCCTCCTCCGCGGCGTGGACAAGCTCGCGGACACCGTCAAGGTGACGCTCGGCCCCAAGGGCCGTTACGTCGTCCTCGACAAGAAGTGGGGCGCCCCCACGATCACCAACGACGGCGTCACGGTGGCGCGCGAGGTGGAGCTCGACGACCCGTTCGAGAACCTCGGTGCGCAGCTCACCAAGGAGGTCGCCACCAAGACCAACGACATCGCCGGTGACGGCACCACCACGGCCACCGTGCTCGCGCAGGCCATGGTCCAGCGCGGGCTCCACGCGGTGACCGCCGGCGCCAACCCGATGGGTCTCAAGCGCGGCATCGACCAGGCCGCCGAGGCCGTCGGTGAGGAGCTGCGGAAACTCGCCCGCGACGTCGACTCGCGCGAGGACATGGCGGCCGTGGCCACCGTGTCGAGCCGCGACCCGCTGATCGGCGACCTGCTCGCCGAGGCCTTCGACAAGGTGGGCAAGGACGGCGTCATCACCGTCGACGAGTCCAACACCATGGGCACCGAGCTCGAGTTCACCGAGGGCATGCAGTTCGACAAGGGCTACATCTCGCCCTACTTCGTGACCGACGCCGAGCGCATGGAGGCCGTCGTCGACGACCCCTACATCCTGCTGCACCAGGGGAAGATCTCGGCGATCGCCGACCTGCTCCCGCTGCTGGAGAAGGTCATGCAGGCCGGCAAGCCGCTGTTCATCCTGGCCGAGGACGTCGAGGGCGAGGCGCTCTCGACCCTGGTGGTCAACAAGATCCGCGGCACGTTCAACGCCGTCGCGGTGAAGTCGCCGGCGTTCGGTGACCGCCGCAAGGCGATGATGCAGGACGTCGCGATCCTCACCGGCGGCCAGGTCGTCGCCCCCGAGGTCGGCCTCAAGCTCGACCAGGTCGGCCTCGACGTGCTGGGCACCGCCCGCCGCGTGGTGGTCACCAAGGACAACACCACCATCGTCGACGGTGGCGGCGACGCCGCCGCGGTCTCCGGCCGCGTGCAGCAGATCAAGCAGGAGATCGAGGCCTCGGACTCCGACTGGGACCGCGAGAAGCTCCAGGAGCGCCTCGCCAAGCTGGCCGGCGGCGTCTGCGTCGTCAAGGTCGGCGCGGCCACCGAGGTCGAGCTCAAGGAGAAGAAGCACCGCATCGAGGACGCCGTCTCCGCGACGCGCGCCGCGATCGAGGAGGGGATCATCCCCGGTGGTGGCTCCGCCCTGGTCCACGCCTCCGCGGTGCTCGAGGGCGACCTCGGCCTGACCGGCGACGAGCAGATGGGCGTGCGGGTCGTCCGCAAGGCCCTCGACGAGCCGCTGCGCTGGATCGCGGAGAACGGTGGCGAGAACGGCTACGTCGTCGTCGCCAAGGTCCGCGAGGCCGGCCCGGGCACGGGCTACAACGGTGCGACCGACACCTACGGCGACCTGCTCGCCGAGGGCATCCTCGACCCGGTCAAGGTGACCCGCTCCGCGCTGGTCAACGCCGCGTCGATCGCCGGCATGCTGCTCACCACCGAGACCCTCGTGGTGGACAAGCCCGAGGACGAGGACGACGCTCCCGCGGCCGGTCACGGCCACGGGCACGGCCACTGA
- the tsaE gene encoding tRNA (adenosine(37)-N6)-threonylcarbamoyltransferase complex ATPase subunit type 1 TsaE, whose protein sequence is MTGSSGTADMARIQVGEAAPDQAAEVAAVIHEAFAGRPALDPPAPALTETPESVAEQLGDEGGLLASVGGEPVGALLMHHETTDWGESLLLTRVSVRPAAQHLGVARTLAATAEDIAARRGLPRVHLHARAELPATVDFWLRQGYREVSREGTLLTLAKELPVAVTVPTGDDMQALGRRLAALLRPGDLLLLTGDLGAGKTTLTQGLGEGLGVRGAVTSPTFVISRIHPGPLPLVHVDAYRLGGLEELDDLDLDVSLADSVTVVEWGGGIAEALAEDRLELSLLRSGTEDDETRVVRVSPVGVRWLGTDPAAAVAPGPVA, encoded by the coding sequence GTGACCGGCTCGTCCGGCACCGCCGACATGGCCCGCATCCAGGTCGGCGAGGCCGCGCCCGACCAGGCCGCGGAGGTGGCCGCGGTGATCCACGAGGCCTTCGCCGGCCGCCCCGCGCTCGACCCTCCGGCCCCGGCCCTCACCGAGACCCCGGAGAGCGTCGCCGAGCAGCTGGGCGACGAGGGCGGTCTCCTGGCGTCGGTCGGCGGTGAGCCGGTGGGCGCACTGCTGATGCACCACGAGACGACGGACTGGGGCGAGTCGCTGCTCCTGACCCGGGTCAGCGTGCGTCCCGCGGCCCAGCACCTCGGCGTCGCGCGCACGCTCGCCGCGACCGCCGAGGACATCGCAGCGCGTCGCGGGCTGCCGCGGGTGCACCTGCACGCGCGCGCCGAGCTGCCCGCCACCGTCGACTTCTGGCTGCGGCAGGGCTACCGGGAGGTGTCCCGTGAGGGCACGCTGCTCACCCTGGCCAAGGAGCTCCCGGTCGCCGTCACCGTGCCGACCGGCGACGACATGCAGGCGCTCGGGCGCCGGCTCGCGGCCCTGCTCCGCCCCGGCGACCTCTTGCTGCTGACCGGCGACCTCGGCGCCGGCAAGACCACCCTGACCCAGGGCCTCGGAGAGGGCCTCGGCGTCCGCGGCGCCGTCACCTCGCCGACCTTCGTCATCTCCCGCATCCACCCCGGCCCGCTGCCGCTGGTCCACGTCGACGCCTACCGCCTGGGCGGCCTGGAGGAGCTCGACGACCTCGACCTCGACGTCTCCCTCGCCGACTCGGTCACGGTCGTCGAGTGGGGCGGCGGCATCGCCGAGGCACTCGCCGAGGACCGGCTCGAGCTGTCCCTGCTGCGCTCCGGCACCGAGGACGACGAGACCCGTGTGGTCCGGGTGAGCCCGGTGGGTGTCCGCTGGCTGGGCACCGATCCGGCCGCTGCGGTCGCGCCGGGTCCCGTCGCATAG
- the tsaB gene encoding tRNA (adenosine(37)-N6)-threonylcarbamoyltransferase complex dimerization subunit type 1 TsaB, with protein sequence MLLALDTSTPLVSVAVYDDTAGHEGTVLASLTSDRPMKHGESVAPLVEQALAGAGVARGDLTGIVAGTGPGPFTGLRVGLVSARVFGLALGVPVRGVCSLDAVAAAVSSSESFVVVTDARRKELFHASYSSDGRRLTDPAVSRPADVLAGLPEDTLVVGPGVLVYPDAFARTGGPTTVDAAVLARLAATGATTEPEPIYLRRPDAVAPGPPKKVS encoded by the coding sequence GTGCTGCTCGCCCTCGACACCTCGACCCCGCTGGTCAGCGTGGCGGTGTACGACGACACCGCGGGCCACGAGGGCACCGTGCTCGCCTCCCTGACCAGCGACCGGCCGATGAAGCACGGCGAGTCGGTGGCGCCCCTGGTCGAGCAGGCGCTGGCCGGCGCGGGTGTGGCTCGCGGCGACCTGACCGGCATCGTCGCCGGCACCGGCCCCGGCCCCTTCACCGGTCTTCGCGTCGGGCTCGTCTCGGCCCGCGTGTTCGGGCTCGCGCTCGGCGTCCCGGTCCGCGGCGTGTGCTCGCTCGACGCGGTCGCGGCGGCGGTCTCCTCCTCCGAGTCGTTCGTCGTGGTGACCGACGCCCGGCGCAAGGAGCTGTTCCACGCGTCGTACTCCTCCGACGGGCGGCGCCTGACCGACCCCGCCGTCTCCCGCCCGGCCGACGTGCTGGCCGGCCTCCCCGAGGACACGCTGGTCGTCGGTCCCGGCGTCCTGGTCTACCCCGACGCGTTCGCCCGCACCGGCGGCCCGACGACGGTCGACGCCGCGGTGCTCGCCCGCCTGGCCGCGACCGGGGCCACGACCGAGCCCGAGCCGATCTACCTCCGCCGCCCCGACGCGGTCGCGCCCGGACCGCCCAAGAAGGTGTCGTGA